A region from the Manihot esculenta cultivar AM560-2 chromosome 13, M.esculenta_v8, whole genome shotgun sequence genome encodes:
- the LOC110629003 gene encoding elongation factor Ts, mitochondrial, which yields MALSRSAKRPLQIMLSTRHGFSGKNYSTSTCKAVSTTISQLSDTKTPSESAFGMFFRRFSSQAPVAQEQMSLIKQLRERTSAPIKDVKAALVDCNWDIEEAQKDLRKRGKVLASKKSGRTAAEGLIALAQDEGRAALIELNCETDFVARNEIFQYLALSLAKQALLIDNSSHKISGIHPVGPECLEELKLNLEHPRISGETTVQNAITEIAAMMGENVRLRRGVIMSTSSPAVISTYLHTSPQPGLGRIAGLLSLEIEDGNSQLEALQHVGSELAMHVVAAKPLFLTKELVSSNALESEREILKSQAESSGKSQMAIEKMVEGRLRKYYEEVVLLEQKFIMNDTINVKMLLNNLSKEVGSPVKVGNFFRMEVGEGIQRLEASGADEPMAQAA from the exons ATGGCTTTGTCTAGAAGTGCAAAGCGTCCCCTTCAAATAATGCTAAGTACCAGGCATGGCTTCTCTGGGAAAAATTATTCTACTTCGACATGCAAAGCAGTGTCCACTACCATTTCTCAACTTTCAGACACCAAAACGCCATCAGAATCTGCTTTTGGGATGTTTTTCCGGCGATTCAGCAGTCAAGCTCCTGTAGCACAAGAGCAAATGAGTCTCATTAAGCAATTGAGAGAACGGACGAGTGCTCCCATCAAGGATGTCAAGGCTGCTCTCGTTGATTGCAATTGGGACATTG AGGAGGCACAAAAGGATTTGAGGAAGAGAGGGAAGGTTTTGGCCTCGAAAAAGTCTGGCCGAACTGCTGCTGAGGGATTAATTGCATTGGCACAGGATGAGGGGAGGGCTGCACTTATTGAGCTTAATTGTGAGACTGACTTTGTTGCCAGAAATGAAATATTCCAGTACTTG GCTCTATCTTTAGCTAAGCAAGCCTTGCTGATTGATAATAGTTCTCATAAGATTTCTGGCATCCATCCTGTTGGACCTGAGTGTTTGGAG GAGTTGAAGTTAAATCTTGAACATCCCAGAATAAGTGGAGAAACAACTGTTCAAAATGCAATTACAGAAATAGCTGCAATGATGGGTGAGAATGTGAGACTCAGAAGGGGTGTTATTATGTCTACATCTTCACCTGCAGTTATTTCCACCTATCTCCATACAAGTCCTCAACCAG GTTTGGGTCGTATTGCTGGACTTTTATCTCTTGAAATAGAGGATGGAAATTCCCAGTTGGAGGCTCTCCAGCATGTTGGTTCAGAACTGGCAATGCATGTGGTGGCAGCAAAGCCATTGTTCTTGACCAAGGAGCTTGTGTCCTCTAATGCATTAGAAAGTGAACGTGAAATTCTCAAGTCTCAG GCGGAAAGCTCAGGAAAGTCTCAGATGGCAATAGAGAAAATGGTGGAAGGTCGTTTGCGTAAATACTACGAGGAAGTTGTTCTACTGGAGCAAAAGTTTATAATGAATGATACTATAAATGTAAAG ATGCTGTTAAACAATCTGTCCAAGGAAGTGGGTTCACCTGTGAAGGTAGGGAACTTCTTCAGAATGGAAGTTGGAGAAGGAATTCAAAG GCTAGAGGCATCTGGTGCAGATGAACCTATGGCTCAGGCTGCttaa